CTGCTGTTCCGCGACCGCCTGCGCACCGATGCCGGCGACCGGGAGCTCTACGTGCGCACCAAGCGCGCGCTCCTCGAGCAGGAGTGGGCCGACATGAACGCCTACGCCGACGCCAAGACGGAGGTCGTCACCGCGATCAAGGACCGGGCGCGGGCTGCCGGCCACGCTGGGTGAGGCCTCGGCGCGGCTGATCGCGGGAGCTGGTCCTGCGCCCACCGACGAGCGCGCGTGGCCGAGAGGTCACGTGGCTTCGGACGTGACCGCGCGAAGGCGCTCGCGCATCGAGGCTGGCTGCAACCCCTCTGCCTCCAGCAAGCCCAACGGCAACCACGTGGGTGTGTGGGCATTCATCGACGATTGGACCGATGCCTCTGGACCCCCGAGGTCCAGGGACCCGGGTTCGACAGCGACCAAGAAGTAGTGCGCGCGTCGATCGTGGTGCTCGACCGTCCACAGAAGCCGCTTCACCGTACCGATCAGTCCTGTC
This is a stretch of genomic DNA from Nocardioides oleivorans. It encodes these proteins:
- a CDS encoding NUDIX domain-containing protein, whose translation is MSQAPDRAVCVAFDGDSVLVIARQQDGRAYCVLPGGGVEPGETPEVAVLRELAEETGLIGTVKRLLWTVEHHDRRAHYFLVAVEPGSLDLGGPEASVQSSMNAHTPTWLPLGLLEAEGLQPASMRERLRAVTSEAT